One Gossypium arboreum isolate Shixiya-1 chromosome 13, ASM2569848v2, whole genome shotgun sequence genomic window, GGAAGTAGGAAAGAAAAAACAAGCTAATCTTTTTAATATTTCCAAATAGATTAAAACAACAGATGATAAACATGGCATTTTGCTCCATAAGCTTTTTACTTGCCCTGTCCGTCCCGCTGGGAGGCTAACatcctaaacatgatataacAGCAAACATGTTACCGTGTTGTTTTTTCCCATTGTCTAGGAAGAAACGCTTTGATAGAATACATCTATACTGAGAGAAAAAGGGGGAAAATAAATAATTGATGAAAAGAGGTTGGGAAAAAGATAATTTAACTAGTCAACATTATGGTTTACCATTGGGTTTTGGTGATTGATAAGGATATTGATGGTGATAGGGAGAAGCATGGGAACCATTTGGAATGGAAAGACTCCTGTGTCCATTCCTTGAAAGTGAGCTGGCTTGAGCTCGGGTACCATTTCTAGTGAGTGGACTGGATCCGACTCTTTCAGCTTGCATTGTCTGGAAATAATATGATGAGCTTGCCATGTCCTTGAGATTTGGTAGAGGCTTCAATACTTCCACCACTTCACTCATTAGGGGTCTAGCTTTTGGATCACGGCTTAGACAGTGAGCAGCAAGCTGTGCAGCTTTCTGAGCACCTTTAATAGAGAAGTGACCTTCAAGCCTAGGATCAATCAATCTATAGAATCTTCTTCTCTCACCAAGATGAGGTCGAGCCCATTCCACAAGATTGTGTTCTCCATTAGGTCGGTTTTTGTCCATGGATCTTCTACCAGTCAACATTTCAAGTAGAACCACACCAAAACTGTAGACGTCACTTCTCGAGGTAAGATGTCCTGATATagaattatgttttgtttgaattaGAGAAGGAAAAACTAAATAAAGTGCTCCTTTTTCATACAGATAAGCATTTCTTGACATCTCCAAGTTAGTTGAGTAGGCCAAAAAGATGTATTACAATAAATCTATAAAGAAGAAATTTTAGAGGTCATCAACGAAACTAACTGCAAAATCCACATTGACGGTGAAAAAGTTTCTAACATGCCAGGTAATCCAATGATGTCCCTGAAAAACATCTTAAATTATTAACTGATATCATAAACTCGAGCTGCCCCCACTCCTGTTAAATAGATACTGCTTCAATGGGACGGAGATGTCAGCAGGCCAAGATTCCATTTAAGGAGCATTCAACTGCATTCTACAAGCAGTTACACCAGAAAATAGTTCATTGTTCATCAGCCAAAGTGCGATAAGTATCTGCATCTGACAGAGTTTCTGATTTTCTTTAACTGCCTATCTCAAGGAGGTAAGGCTTTCAATACACAGTTACACGTTAAACCACTAAATTTCTTACTATTACACTTAACAGTGGCTCCTAAAAGGTCAGGTAACATATAAAGAACCCAATAACGATTAGAGATTCAAGAATCAAGCCAAAGGAGGAAGAAGAGCTCGCATGAGCCCAAGTgcgtaaaaattaaaaagaatactGCATGCTGTTAAAAAATGCAAATAAGAAACATCATAAAGCAGACAAATCAGGTTACAGCTACCTTGCATATCTTTTAACTGTCAAGTATAAAGTTGAGAGAGCATATAAAATAAGGAAGGGAAGGGTAGAGTGGCCAACTTAATCCAGCATCTCCTTTCTATTAAAGCTTACCAGTCATGACATATTCAGGGGCTGCATAGCCATATGTTCCCATCACACGGGTTGATACATGGGTTTTGTCTCCCTCGGGACCATCTTTAGCAAGCCCAAAATCAGAAAGCTTTGCATTATAGTCCTGTAACGGCATATTATTAGGTGTTAACCATTCCATAGAAATAattcttgctttttttttttttttttttttggggggggggggtaaATAGAAAACTTCACTGACGTGAAGTTTTTGGCACATACTGCATCTAGTAGGATATTGGAGGTTTTGAAATCCCGATATATCACAGGCCTTTCTGCCTCTTCATGGAGAAATGCAAGACCTTTTGCAGCACCTAGTGCAATTTTCATCCTTATGGACCACGGAAGAGGCAACGATCCTGCATAATTTGCAACAAACAGAGTTACAGTGTTATTTGAAAACATAAAACCCTTGATCAGAGCATATAGCTATAAGAAATATGCAGTATATCAACACCAAGAAGTAATTCAAGTCCAGTCTAAGAGGTCAATGTTTTCTAAAGTAGATGGCAGATCCATTATTTTTGGAACTCCAATCTACAATAGACCAGAGATGATATTTGTTGTATATTCTAACTCAATACCTCTAGAAGATATATATAGCAACGACTGAAACCCAACTTATCATAGTTTGCTGGTGAACATTTATGATGCCTTAAACTGAATATTCTACAGTGAAAAATCATTCATAGACAATATAGCTGCTACATACTTCTGAAGAGGTGGTTCTCCAAGCTTCCACGAGGCATAAACTCATACGCCAACAGTCTCTGATCATCTTCAATGCAATAACCAATAAGCTTAACCAGGTTAGGATGTATGAGATCACCGAGATAATTCACTTCGGCCTGCCAAATTGATGATCCAAGGAACAACAAAGATTAGGTGTTTAGGAGAAACAGAAAGAAAAAGTCAGGCACTGATATGATATAACAAGAAGAAAAGTTGAGGAAATGTGCAAACCAGCCATTCTTTATGTCCCTGGAGGCCATCATGGTTGAGTGTTTTAACAGCAACAGTAAGCCCAGTTCCTGGTTTTACTGGAGCAGTTCCATTTTCTTCAATCCATCCCTTgaaaacacaaccaaaaccaccTTCACCAAGAAGACTCTCAGGTCTGAAGTTTCTTGTTGCCAACTTTAGATCATTAAATGTGAACTTCCGTAACTGAGATGCAACTTTAAGCTCATCTTCAAGTTTGGATGTAGATGAACTACTTTCAGCATTGCTAGTGGTTGTGGATGAGACAACTGGAGCTGCCGGTTGATCTTTACTTGTATCATAGGCAGATTTGCTATCTGTTCATCAATGCACAAATTTAACACGTTAGAAGATAAAAACTATATAGAACTCCACGAGGAAAAACATAATGTAGGGAAAATCTGGGGTTTGCACTGTGGGAACTCGAGTTGCCACAGACGGTCAAAATGCTGATAATATAATCCCTTTTTGAGTATAAATGATTGTAAAGCATCTTTGAGTTTCTCCATGCTTTTAACATTATATCTTTTCTCATCAACAGCGTCATTGCTGCCATTACTTCATCTATAACCTCttcaaaaaatcatttaaaattaagcAGTAACCACAATAGGTTTTTCTTCACATACACACTTTTCATTTGCTGCTATATCATGCATGAGAGTTAAGCAAACCACCTAATTAGTCGGTGGACAAACATATATTTCAAATTCTCCACTCAGCAACTGATTTGTTACACTAAGAATGAAAGTTTTCAGTTTCCAAACTAAGTCATTCCACATATCAATATGGAAACCATGAATGTAAGACAAGTTAAAAATGTTATGACGTGAGAAAATAAGAGTGCAAGAGAAAATGGAGTCAAATTCTTTGGTCTTCACACTAATTCTTTGGTCTTCACACTATATCGCTATGTCCAAATTTCAATATCACTCATGAGAACAAGGGTTTAAGAACAATATAGGAGAGTGATTTCCACATTTCATAATAGTTAAGTAGCTCAAGGTTGGTGTTAAACTCATTTGATTAAATAGGTTTCCAACATGTATTATGATTTTCTAAAGATGGTTAACTAGTTAAAATCTACTAATTAATCCCAATCATAACTAGAGAAAAATTCCATTGCGAGCAATTGGTAGTCCTTAAGCTGGATGCAGCATCTTACAGGCTGCACCAAGCTAAAATAGCTTCTTACAACTAGCATCACAGCATTCGCATCAATAAATGATCATACAATGAACATATCATTTCATCCAGCAAAAGAagccaaaaaataaaataaaatagagagaACACCATTCAAAGTAACAAAAGGTAAACAAAAAAGGGGGGGCAAGTTCTACAATCTAGGAGCAGagtacaagaaaaaaaaaaggaataacaTCTAGCAAgaacaaaatgataaaaaaaatatacCATAATTGGTGCTGGTCCCACTAACAGAACTATCAACTTTGGATCTTGAAGAAATGCAGCTTCCAATGAATCTCAACTTAACCCAACATCCTGTTTCTTCCACAGCAGCTTCATCATCAAGATCTTCTTTTTCactgtttttcttcttcttcctttccttTGATTTGCACGTATCCCAAGACTTCACCTTTCCTTCCTGAAAACCTAATCCCATCTTCTCTCTTCTTCTAACCCTAAAAATTTCTCATACCATCGTTACGGAAAAAGCAAAACAAAAACCCACCAAAACTGAAGGaacccaaattttaaaaaatgttaaATACCCAAAACCCTCacttaaaaaaagaagaagtaaaAGGCTGGAAAAGCTAAAACAAGAGAAACCCAATTGTGGAAAGACGCAGATTAAAATTAAGCAGGGAAAATagagcaaaaaaaaaagaagagtagGAATGTTTTATGGAATCTGGAAATGGTAAAGAGAAACAAGTTTGTTACTTTGTTTTTCCATTTTGGGTTCTTTATTTTAGGAGATGGAATTAATAAATCTCACTTGAAAGCAAGAAAATgtactctctctctctttctctcaaaATGCTGAATAGATGTAAAAGTTATTTAAGTTTTGGGTAAATTCTATATATAGTCACTCAACtatcaaaactttttattttacacaattaaaataaaatttacaatttaaatgCTCACATTATATATTTcagttattttaattatttctgtTAAAATCACAAATAAAAACTGAGATAAcagataaaaataatataataataaagtttACCTTCAACTTATATCTATTACATTGATttacttataattttaaaatttaatactcaaaatttataaatattctcaatttaatcctaattttaATTTCTCACCTTGGTCCCTCTCCCCCTTCCCTTCCCCAACCAGACCTCCTCCACCATTGTCCCGTCCCCCTCCCCCACCCCCACCCCCACCACAGTCCCTCTCTACTGTGGTGGAAACTCTCAAAGCCGAAGGGAGGACGGCAGTGGTAGAAAGAGAAAGGACAGATGAGCCCAAAACATCACCATTAACTCCCAACTCCGCAGCACATTGTTTTTGTTTG contains:
- the LOC108463644 gene encoding serine/threonine-protein kinase PBL34-like isoform X3 — translated: MGLGFQEGKVKSWDTCKSKERKKKKNSEKEDLDDEAAVEETGCWVKLRFIGSCISSRSKVDSSVSGTSTNYDSKSAYDTSKDQPAAPVVSSTTTSNAESSSSTSKLEDELKVASQLRKFTFNDLKLATRNFRPESLLGEGGFGCVFKGWIEENGTAPVKPGTGLTVAVKTLNHDGLQGHKEWLAEVNYLGDLIHPNLVKLIGYCIEDDQRLLAYEFMPRGSLENHLFRRSLPLPWSIRMKIALGAAKGLAFLHEEAERPVIYRDFKTSNILLDADYNAKLSDFGLAKDGPEGDKTHVSTRVMGTYGYAAPEYVMTECS
- the LOC108463644 gene encoding serine/threonine-protein kinase PBL34-like isoform X2, with translation MGLGFQEGKVKSWDTCKSKERKKKKNSEKEDLDDEAAVEETGCWVKLRFIGSCISSRSKVDSSVSGTSTNYDSKSAYDTSKDQPAAPVVSSTTTSNAESSSSTSKLEDELKVASQLRKFTFNDLKLATRNFRPESLLGEGGFGCVFKGWIEENGTAPVKPGTGLTVAVKTLNHDGLQGHKEWLAEVNYLGDLIHPNLVKLIGYCIEDDQRLLAYEFMPRGSLENHLFRRSLPLPWSIRMKIALGAAKGLAFLHEEAERPVIYRDFKTSNILLDADYNAKLSDFGLAKDGPEGDKTHVSTRVMGTYGYAAPEYVMTGHLTSRSDVYSFGVVLLEMLTGRRSMDKNRPNGEHNLVEWARPHLGERRRFYRLIDPRLEGHFSIKGAQKAAQLAAHCLSRDPKARPLMSEVVEVLKPLPNLKDMASSSYYFQTMQAERVGSSPLTRNGTRAQASSLSRNGHRSLSIPNGSHASPYHHQYPYQSPKPNGC
- the LOC108463644 gene encoding serine/threonine-protein kinase PBL34-like isoform X1, which gives rise to MGLGFQEGKVKSWDTCKSKERKKKKNSEKEDLDDEAAVEETGCWVKLRFIGSCISSRSKVDSSVSGTSTNYDSKSAYDTSKDQPAAPVVSSTTTSNAESSSSTSKLEDELKVASQLRKFTFNDLKLATRNFRPESLLGEGGFGCVFKGWIEENGTAPVKPGTGLTVAVKTLNHDGLQGHKEWLAEVNYLGDLIHPNLVKLIGYCIEDDQRLLAYEFMPRGSLENHLFRRSLPLPWSIRMKIALGAAKGLAFLHEEAERPVIYRDFKTSNILLDADYNAKLSDFGLAKDGPEGDKTHVSTRVMGTYGYAAPEYVMTGHLTSRSDVYSFGVVLLEMLTGRRSMDKNRPNGEHNLVEWARPHLGERRRFYRLIDPRLEGHFSIKGAQKAAQLAAHCLSRDPKARPLMSEVVEVLKPLPNLKDMASSSYYFQTMQAERVGSSPLTRNGTRAQASSLSRNGHRSLSIPNGSHASPYHHQYPYQSPKPNGKP